One Polypterus senegalus isolate Bchr_013 chromosome 10, ASM1683550v1, whole genome shotgun sequence DNA segment encodes these proteins:
- the LOC120536211 gene encoding heat shock protein beta-11-like translates to MWSSSLFQPSFSVPLTVKVPVSALWPQSQIICTQMENEMARQMDNMRRSVHLMNQLQHVLRNEIVDADQVPRWDGRRAPFCKVEKDGQQFSASLEVEDFKPEELTVKQVGRKVMLSGKKEKKEESDGGSYSTVIRSSDERSSFQMT, encoded by the coding sequence ATGTGGTCCTCTTCCCTCTTTCAGCCTTCATTCAGCGTGCCCTTGACTGTCAAAGTTCCCGTCAGTGCGCTTTGGCCTCAGTCGCAGATCATTTGTACTCAGATGGAGAACGAAATGGCAAGACAGATGGACAACATGAGGAGAAGCGTACATCTCATGAATCAGCTCCAGCATGTTTTACGGAATGAGATCGTTGATGCGGACCAAGTTCCCAGATGGGATGGACGTCGAGCCCCTTTTTgcaaagtggagaaggacgggCAGCAATTTTCTGCAAGTCTCGAGGTGGAAGACTTCAAACCCGAGGAGCTGACAGTCAAACAGGTGGGAAGAAAGGTAATGCTGAgcggaaagaaagaaaagaaagaggaaagcGATGGTGGCTCCTACAGCACAGTTATCAGGAGTTCAGACGAGAGGTCGAGCTTTCAGATGACGTGA